The following are from one region of the Candidatus Zixiibacteriota bacterium genome:
- a CDS encoding FIST N-terminal domain-containing protein — translation RLSLLFPDTYNGQPRRLLDAVLREAGHYPVIGAGSSENGTQGATYQMSGDLVLSNSVSGLHLWGGFNVHVDVTQGCQPITKPMTITRSLQNVIFEIDRRPAFQVFTGLLKGPLLEDLRRALAYVFVGLPPSRERGEIEQGRYLVRNIVGLDPARGTVAIAETPREGDTIVFALRDGPRAREDLIQMLDRQAARLDCKRPAFGFYFNCCARGASLYGFPGIDTAYIQRRFGDFPLVGMFGGYELAPLGAANHLFAYTGVLALVTEQDAS, via the coding sequence GCCGCCTCTCCCTGCTGTTCCCGGACACCTACAACGGCCAGCCGCGCCGGCTGCTCGACGCCGTGCTGCGAGAGGCCGGCCACTACCCGGTCATCGGAGCCGGCTCGTCCGAGAACGGGACGCAGGGCGCCACTTACCAGATGAGCGGCGATCTCGTCTTGAGCAACTCGGTTTCGGGATTGCATCTCTGGGGCGGGTTCAACGTGCACGTCGACGTCACGCAGGGATGCCAGCCGATCACGAAGCCGATGACGATCACCAGGAGCCTGCAGAACGTCATCTTCGAGATCGACCGGCGGCCCGCGTTCCAGGTATTCACCGGGCTGCTCAAAGGCCCCCTGCTCGAGGACCTGCGGCGCGCGCTGGCTTACGTGTTCGTGGGCCTTCCTCCGTCGCGGGAACGCGGTGAGATCGAGCAGGGGCGTTATCTTGTGCGGAACATCGTCGGGCTCGACCCCGCCCGCGGAACGGTGGCCATCGCCGAGACCCCCAGGGAAGGCGACACGATCGTCTTCGCGCTGCGCGACGGACCGCGAGCCCGAGAGGACCTGATCCAGATGCTCGACCGGCAGGCCGCGCGGCTGGACTGCAAGCGCCCCGCGTTCGGCTTTTATTTCAACTGCTGCGCCCGGGGCGCCTCGCTTTACGGCTTTCCCGGAATCGACACCGCTTACATTCAGCGCCGCTTCGGCGACTTTCCGCTCGTGGGGATGTTCGGCGGCTACGAGCTGGCGCCGCTCGGTGCCGCCAATCACCTCTTCGCCTATACCGGCGTGCTGGCGCTGGTGACGGAGCAAGACGCCTCGTAA